From Pseudomonadota bacterium:
ACCGGATAGGAACTGGTGGCCCCCCAACCATACAAGAAGTTCCTCCCACGGGTTCTCTGGTATATTCAGTGGTAAATGAAGATGCAAACCGGAACCTGATTCTCGATGCCGGTGAAGATGTCGGCCCCTGCGACGATTTAAGCGCATGTACGGCTCTGGCAGCTGACGGCGTCTTGACCCCGCCAAGCGCAGCAGCCGGCTCCGTACCGTCTTCGGTAACCACCATCGCCAACGGTACTGGGGCATTCAATCTGACGTACCTGAAAAGTTCCGCCGTCTGGATTGAGGACGAGATTACAGCTACGGTTAAGGTCCTGGGGACTGAATCAAAAACAAGTCTAACCTTCTGGCTGCCATACCTTACATCAGACGAAGATCTCATCCCCAGTTCACCATACGGTCATTTATAATGTGTATCGTGATACTTAGAACTTATCCGTAAATAAAACAGCCGCAATCTGAGTAAATATGCTATAATTCCCTTCAGTTAGCTAATTACAACCTGGAGGGATTATGGCTAAGATTCAATCTTGGGAAGTCTCCGACACCTTTTGGGAGAAAGTTGCTCCCCTAATCCCGGCGCCGGAGCGCGATCCAAATAAAACCTACAAGCGTAAAGCCGGTGGTGGCAAAAAACCCATGGAGCACCGGCAGGTCTTTGAAGCGATTTTATATGTTTTGCGCACCGGTTGCCAATGGAAGGCGTTGCCAAAGGAGCGGTTCGGCAGCCCAAGTGCAATTCACACACATTTCATGAGGTGGATGCGGTCCGGCTTTTTTGTTTCTCTTTGGAGAGCCGGCCTTGCCGAATACGATGAAATGGAAGGCATCGGCTGGCGATGGCAAAGTATAGATGGCGCCATGACCAAAGCCCCTCTGGCTCAAGAATCCGTAGGTCGCAACCCGACTGACCGGGAAAAAAAACGGAAGCAAACGTCATATCCTGGTGGACGAACGTGGCGTCCCCTTGTCGATAGTCGTAACCGGAGCAAACAGACACGATGTGAGTCAGCTTGAACTCGTCTTGGACGAAATCATAATAGGCCGCCCTGACACAGAACAAAATCTCTGCGCAGATAGAGGCTACAGCGGCGAACCAGCCCAACAAGCTATCAAAGATCGAAACTACATCCCGCACGTAAAACAGCGCGGGGAGGAAATTCAAGAGAAGAAGAACAACCCCCTATTCAGAGCCCGCAGATGGGTGGTTGAAGTCACTCACTCTTGGTTCAACAGGTTTAGAAAACTGCTGGTAAGATACGAAAAGCTTACCGAAACCTACGAAGCATTGCTACACATGGCGGCGGCAATAATTGCTTTCAGAAAAACTGGCGTTATTTACGGATAAGCTCTTAAAAGAGAAAGCCCGGTTCATCCATAAGATGTACAGGGCTTTCTCTTTATTTAGCTATGCCCAGTGCCGTTTTATACCCAGCTCATTTTTTTTAGGTTGTAAAATTTCTTCCGAATACCGGGTTGAACCGTATTACTGCTTCTTCCCCTCCCCCTTTCCTTGTTTCCGTGAATTCTCATACAACGCCAGAAAGTTTACCGGGTCCATTAAAAAGGGCATGAAGCCGCCGTCTACCGAGACCTGGCTCATGATCTGCCTGGTGAATGGGAAAAGAAGGGACGGGCAGTCCACCGACAGGACTGCCTGCACATGCTCCTGCGGAATATTCTTCAGCAGGAACACCGCAGCGTGTTCGATTTCGATGATAAAAATCGTTTTGTCCCCTTCCCCTTTGAGAGAAGCAGTGATTCCGAGGGTCACATCCCAGTTGTCATGATCGAGTTTGGTGTTCTTTACTTGAAGGTTGATGTCAACCTTGGGGTTCGGATTCTGTTCCAGAAACACTTTCGGAGCGTTGGGGCTCTCGAATGAAAGGTCCTTTAAAAACATCTTCTGCATCCTGAATACCGGGCCGTTTTCCGGGGAAGTTGCCTCGTTCTTTTCTTCAGTCATTGTTTCACTCCTTGAGTATGATCAATATTTCATAAATAGATTAATAAATAGTCTCGTTACAAGAACTGTTTCACCACAGAGAGCACAGAGCACACAGAGATTTTTTTAAATCAGTTCCCTCTGTGTCCTCTGTGCGCTCTGTGGTTAAAAACTTTCTTTTCTGCATGAAATATTTGTTTCACAAATCAAATTTTCTCCGCCACATCTTTGGTCGGGAAAAGCCGATGGGACTCAAACACTGTCAGAATTGAAACTTGCTTGGAATCCAACTGATAAACAATTCGATAATTTCCTTCAATGACTTCCCGGATATCATCCCGCGACAACTCAGGAACTATCCTCCCGGCCAACGGAGCATGAACAATATTTCCCGCCTTATTTCTTAATCGTTCAACCCGCTCTTTTGCTGCCGTCGGATTATCTGCCGCAATATACCTGCGAATTGAAAGCAGGTCATTTTTTGCAGTTTCAGTCCACTGGAGTTCCATCAAGCGCTTTATCCAGTTCTTTGTCGGTCAATACCCGCCCTTCTTTTACATCAGCCAGGCCACAATTGATAGCTTCAAGAAAACGATTTTTCTCGGTAAAAGCATCAAACTCGGCTGGAGAAATAATAACCCCGGCCGGAGTCCCATTCTGGGTGATGATCATCGGCCGGTGTGTAGTTTGTACCTTTCGCAACATTTTTGATGCGTGGTTTTTAAAATCCGATAAGGAAACAATATCTTCTGAAACATGTATTGGCTTCATTTTCCGGCCTCCATTCAGCATGAATTCTGGTCTCAATATAGGCCGGAATTACACACTTTTCAACCAGGGATCACAAACAATTCTTCAGGAACTGTCCGGTAAACGATTCCGGACATGCCGCGACCTCTTCCGGGGTGCCGGCAACAAGCACCGTGCCGCCGCCGTCGCCCCCTTCCGGGCCCATGTCGATGATGTGGTCGGCGATCTTGATCACGTCGAGATTGTGCTCGATCACCACCGCGCTGTTGCCCTGGTCGACCAGCCGGCCAATGACCTGTAAAAGGTTTCTGATGTCATCAGGGTGGAGCCCGGTGGTGGGCTCATCCAGAATATACAAAGTTTTACCGGTGCTTCTTTTAGAGAGCTCCCTGGCCAGCTTGATCCGCTGCGCTTCGCCGCCGGAAAGGGTAACCGACGACTGGCCGAGCGCGAGATACGACAACCCCACGTCATACAAGGTCTGCAGCCTGCTCCGAATCGCCGGGATCTTGGCAAAAAACGAGAGCGCCTCCTCCACGTTCATGGTCAGGATATCGGCGATATTTTTGTCGCGGTAGCGAATCTCCAAGGTCTCCCGGTTATATCGCTTGCCGTTGCACGTCTCACAGGTCACGTAGATATCGGGGAGAAAGTGCATCGAGATCCGGATCACCCCGTCACCTTCGCACGCCTCGCAGCGCCCGCCCCGCAGGTTGAAGCTGAAACGGCCCGGCTGGTAGCCGCGCGCCCGGGCCTCGGGCAGTTTCGACAAGAGCTCCCTGATCGGGGTCAGCACCCCGGTGTAGGTTGCCGGGTTGGATCGGGGCGTTCTGCCGATCGGGCTCTGGTCGATATCGATCACCTTGTCAACCAGATCCAGTCCGGTAATGGAACGGCAGGGCCCCGCCTGCTCTCTGCCGCCCTGGAGGTGATTCACCGCCTGTTTGTAGAGGGTCTCGATCACCAAGGAGCTTTTCCCGGATCCGGAAACCCCGGTCACACAAATCAGAAGACCGAGGGGGAAATTCGCTTCGAGCTCACGGAGATTATTGATGGCGGCCCCCTTGACCCGGATCCATTTATTCCTGGCGGGCAGAGGTCTTCTCTTTTCGGGGACCTCGATGGTCAACCGACCGGAAAGATAGCCGCCGGTCAGCGACTTTGCGCATTTTCGCAACTTGTCTACAGAACCGCTGAAGACCACTTCTCCGCCGTGCACTCCGGCTCCCGGCCCCATATCGACCACATGGTCGGCCGCGAGGATCGTGTCGCTGTCGTGTTCGACCACCAGCACGGTATTGCCCAGATCCCGCAGGCTGACCAGGGTGTCGATCAGCCGCTGGTTATCCCGCTGGTGCAGGCCGATGCTCGGCTCATCCAGAATATAAAGCACCCCGGCAAGACGGGAGCCGATCTGCGAGGCAAGGCGGATCCGCTGCGCCTCGCCGCCGGAAAGGGTCGAGGCGTTTCTGGCCATCGAAAGATACCCGAGGCCGACGTTCCCCAGAAAGTCGAGCCGGTCATTGATTTCCTTGATCACCCGGCCGGCGATCATCTGCTCCTGGCTGCTGAATTTCATCGCCAGTAATTCGGTCCGCAGCCTGGCAATGGAAAAAGAGGTCAGGTCGTAAATCGACCAGCTGCCGACCTTCACCGCCAGGGCCTCCGGGGTGAGTCGCGCCCCGTTGCATACCTGACAGACCTGTTCGTTCATATACCCGCTCATCCACTCCCTGATCCCCGGAGAGGATGTTTCCATAAAGCGGCGGGCGAGGCTCGGAATCACCCCCTCGAAAACCGCCCTGCTTCGGGTATGGCGCTGCCGCCCCTTGTATTCGAAATCAATCATCTCCCCGCCGGAGCCGTAGAGAACAATCTCCTGGGCCTTTTTGGCCAGTTTCGCAAAGGGTCGGTCGAGGTCAAAACCATAATGGGCGGCCACTGCCTCCAGCTGTTGCCCGTATACCGAGGCGTCTCCGCCTTCCCATCTTCTGCGCCGCCCTCCGCCGCCGATCCGCCACGGATTGCCCCACGGGGCAATCGCCCCCTGCCTGAGGCTCAGCGCACCATCGGGCACCACCAGGGAGGGATCGAAAAACTGTTTCACCCCGAGCCCGCTGCATTCACTGCAGGCCCCCTTGGGATTGTTAAAAGAAAAAAGCCGCGGCGAGAGCTCCGGCATGCTGCGCCCGCATTTGATGCAGGCGGCCTGTTCACTGAACATGACATCCCGCTGCTGCTCTGGAAAATTAACCAGCAGCATCCCTTCGGCCAGGCCGACCGCCGTGGTCACCGAGTCATAGAGCCGCCGCTCCACACTCTTCCTGATCACCAGCCGGTCGACCACTGCTTCGATCCGGTGCCGTTTATTGCGGTCAAGGGAGATCTCTTCATCCAGCGAGACGATTTCACCGTTGACCCTGGCCCTGACAAAACCCTCCTTCTTCAGACGGGTGAACACCTCGCGATGCTCACCCTTGCGATGATCGATGATCGGCGCGAGGATAATCGTCTTAGTCCCTTCCGGCTCCGAGAGGAGCGATTCCACCATGTCCTGGATCGACTGCGGGCTGATCCGGTCGCCACACTCCGGACAATGGGCATGCCCGACCCGGGCGAAGAGCAACCGCAGATGGTCGTAGACCTCGGTAATGGTGCCGACCGTGGACCGCGGGTTTCTGCTGGTGGTCCGCTGCTCGATGGAAACCGCAGGCGACAACCCTTCCAGCGAATCGACATCCGGCTTTTCCATCTGCCCGAGAAACTGCCGGGCGTAAGTGGACAACGACTCCACATACCGCCTTTGCCCTTCGGCATACAGGGTATCAAAGGCGAGCGTCGATTTGCCGGACCCGCTCAGGCCGGTGAACACCACCAACCGGTTCCTTGGGATATCGACATCAATATTTTTCAGATTATGCATCCGGGCGCCCCGGATATGAATGTGTTTTGGCTCCATAGTCTCAATGCAAAATTAAAAATGTAAAATGCAAAATTTCACCCTTCGGGTATAAGTCTCGTACGAGCAGACAAGCTGCTCAACTCGGCTTTATTTTTTGGCGGTAATCAGGATTGCCGACAAAATTTTGGTCAACTGTCCTGCCTCATCCATTAAATCCTGCAAACGATCTGCGGAAATCACCTCTGCCTTGCCAAAGAGTTTGAGCCAATAGATCGATTCAAGTGCTTCCTTTTGGGCGATAGACATTTTGGCAATAAAGTCCGCTTTGCTTTGCCCTCCTTGAGCCTCATTAACATTCGCGCCTATGGAGGTCCCGGAACGCAACAATTGTTTTCCAAGCACCCGCCCGACATCATCTTTCTGCAGCTCCCGATACAAAGCGATAATCCGCAATGCATACGCCATGCTGCGCTCAACAATCTCATTACCATCAGCAACCATCCATCCCTCCCGACAATAATCATTTTACATTTTGCATTTTACATTTTGCATTGGATCTTTCCAGCCTCGCTGCGAAGAAACCATCCAGCCCCTGATCGGGCAGCGGGTGGAAAAACCCTCGCTCGTCCACCAGCGGCAGGGCTTCCTCCTGGAGATAATCACGGCAGTTGCTGAGAGTAAAATCGGGATGTGCAGCGA
This genomic window contains:
- a CDS encoding IS5 family transposase (programmed frameshift); translation: MAKIQSWEVSDTFWEKVAPLIPAPERDPNKTYKRKAGGGKKPMEHRQVFEAILYVLRTGCQWKALPKERFGSPSAIHTHFMRWMRSGFFVSLWRAGLAEYDEMEGIGWRWQSIDGAMTKAPLAQESVGRNPTDREKKGSKRHILVDERGVPLSIVVTGANRHDVSQLELVLDEIIIGRPDTEQNLCADRGYSGEPAQQAIKDRNYIPHVKQRGEEIQEKKNNPLFRARRWVVEVTHSWFNRFRKLLVRYEKLTETYEALLHMAAAIIAFRKTGVIYG
- the secB gene encoding protein-export chaperone SecB, whose amino-acid sequence is MTEEKNEATSPENGPVFRMQKMFLKDLSFESPNAPKVFLEQNPNPKVDINLQVKNTKLDHDNWDVTLGITASLKGEGDKTIFIIEIEHAAVFLLKNIPQEHVQAVLSVDCPSLLFPFTRQIMSQVSVDGGFMPFLMDPVNFLALYENSRKQGKGEGKKQ
- a CDS encoding type II toxin-antitoxin system RelE/ParE family toxin — encoded protein: MELQWTETAKNDLLSIRRYIAADNPTAAKERVERLRNKAGNIVHAPLAGRIVPELSRDDIREVIEGNYRIVYQLDSKQVSILTVFESHRLFPTKDVAEKI
- a CDS encoding type II toxin-antitoxin system Phd/YefM family antitoxin, which codes for MKPIHVSEDIVSLSDFKNHASKMLRKVQTTHRPMIITQNGTPAGVIISPAEFDAFTEKNRFLEAINCGLADVKEGRVLTDKELDKALDGTPVD
- the uvrA gene encoding excinuclease ABC subunit UvrA; translation: MEPKHIHIRGARMHNLKNIDVDIPRNRLVVFTGLSGSGKSTLAFDTLYAEGQRRYVESLSTYARQFLGQMEKPDVDSLEGLSPAVSIEQRTTSRNPRSTVGTITEVYDHLRLLFARVGHAHCPECGDRISPQSIQDMVESLLSEPEGTKTIILAPIIDHRKGEHREVFTRLKKEGFVRARVNGEIVSLDEEISLDRNKRHRIEAVVDRLVIRKSVERRLYDSVTTAVGLAEGMLLVNFPEQQRDVMFSEQAACIKCGRSMPELSPRLFSFNNPKGACSECSGLGVKQFFDPSLVVPDGALSLRQGAIAPWGNPWRIGGGGRRRRWEGGDASVYGQQLEAVAAHYGFDLDRPFAKLAKKAQEIVLYGSGGEMIDFEYKGRQRHTRSRAVFEGVIPSLARRFMETSSPGIREWMSGYMNEQVCQVCNGARLTPEALAVKVGSWSIYDLTSFSIARLRTELLAMKFSSQEQMIAGRVIKEINDRLDFLGNVGLGYLSMARNASTLSGGEAQRIRLASQIGSRLAGVLYILDEPSIGLHQRDNQRLIDTLVSLRDLGNTVLVVEHDSDTILAADHVVDMGPGAGVHGGEVVFSGSVDKLRKCAKSLTGGYLSGRLTIEVPEKRRPLPARNKWIRVKGAAINNLRELEANFPLGLLICVTGVSGSGKSSLVIETLYKQAVNHLQGGREQAGPCRSITGLDLVDKVIDIDQSPIGRTPRSNPATYTGVLTPIRELLSKLPEARARGYQPGRFSFNLRGGRCEACEGDGVIRISMHFLPDIYVTCETCNGKRYNRETLEIRYRDKNIADILTMNVEEALSFFAKIPAIRSRLQTLYDVGLSYLALGQSSVTLSGGEAQRIKLARELSKRSTGKTLYILDEPTTGLHPDDIRNLLQVIGRLVDQGNSAVVIEHNLDVIKIADHIIDMGPEGGDGGGTVLVAGTPEEVAACPESFTGQFLKNCL
- a CDS encoding four helix bundle protein codes for the protein MVADGNEIVERSMAYALRIIALYRELQKDDVGRVLGKQLLRSGTSIGANVNEAQGGQSKADFIAKMSIAQKEALESIYWLKLFGKAEVISADRLQDLMDEAGQLTKILSAILITAKK